The region ATACACCAGGACCGGACTAGCGCTGAGGGCGATGGTGGACCAACCCGTCTTGGCGACGGTGATGGGGGCAAATGCCAGGGGCCTGTCGCTCCTCTCTTGGTGTCTGGCGGGGGAGCCACGGGCCTCGCCGGATGCCTCCTGCCGCTGCGCTT is a window of Acetomicrobium sp. S15 = DSM 107314 DNA encoding:
- a CDS encoding ABC transporter permease subunit; this translates as MGPRSLSLFLLILGSLDFYLWGQPGVLWVSWAALAFVTGSYYIFLKYTRTGLALRAMVDQPVLATVMGANARGLSLLSWCLAGEPRASPDASCRCA